CCATCCCGGCGCACGGCACCACCGGAACCATTCGGGACATCGAGCACATCGTCGTCCTGATGCAGGAGAACCGGTCCTTCGACCACTACTTCGGCGCGATGAAGGGCGTCCGGGGCTTCGGCGACCCTCGGCCGGTGCTCCAGGACAACGGCAAGACGATCTTCCACCAGTCGAACGGGTGGAAGGACATCCTGCCCTTCCACCCGCAGGTGGAAGACCTCGGCATGCAGTTCCTGACCGGCCTCGACCACGACTGGGCCGGCGGCCACCGGGCCTACAACAACGGCAAGTACGACAAATGGGTCCCGGCGAAGACCGCCACGACCATGTCGTACATGACGCGGAACGACATTCCGTTCCACTACGCCCTCGCCGACGCCTTCACGGTGTGCGACGCCTACCACTGCTCCTTCATCGGCGCCACGGACCCCAACCGCTACTACATGTGGACCGGCCACACCGGCAACGACGGCACGGGCGGCGGCCCGGTCCTCGGCAACCAGGAGGCCGGCTACGGCTGGAAGACCTACCCCGAGCGCCTGGAGTCCGCGGGAATCTCCTGGAAGGTCTACCAGGACATCGGCGACGGCCTGAACGCCGCCGGCTCCTGGGGCTGGATAAACGACGCCTTCCGCGGCAACTACGGCGACAACTCGCTGCTGTACTTCAACGCCTACCGCAACGCCCAGCCGGGCAGCCCCCTGTACGAGAAGGCCCGCACCGGCACCAACGCCAAGGCGGGCGACGGCTACTTCGACCGGCTGCGCGCCGACGTGCTGGGCGGCAACCTGCCTCAGGTCTCCTGGATCGCCGCCCCCGAGGCGTTCAGCGAGCACTCGAACTGGCCGACGAACTTCGGCGCCTGGTACATCTCACAGGTCCTGGACGCGCTGACGGCGAACCCGGAGGTGTGGGCGAAGACCGCCCTGTTCGTCACCTACGACGAGAACGACGGCTTCTTCGACCACGTGGTCCCGCCGTACCCGCCGGCCTCCTCCGCCTGGGGCCTGTCCACGGCCGACGTGTCGAGGGACCTCTACGCGGGCGGCGGCGGATACGCGGCCGGACCGTACGGGCTGGGCCCGCGCGTCCCGATGATCGTGGTCTCGCCGTGGAGCAAGGGCGGCTACGTCTGCTCCGAGACCTTCGACCACACCTCGGTGATCCGCTTCATGGAAAAGCGCTTCGGGGTGCACGAGCCGAACATCTCCCCGTGGCGCCGCGCCGTCTGCGGCGACCTGACCTCGGCCTTCGACTTCACCCGGGCCGACGCCGCGCCCGCCGCGCTGCCGTCCACGGCCGCCTACGTCCCGCCGGACAAGGACCGCCACCCCTCCTACCACCCGACGCCGCCGGCGACGGGCGCCCTGCCCCCGCAGGAGGCCGGGCCCAAGCCGACCCGCCCGCTGGGCTACGTCCCGTACGTGGACGGCGCCCGCACCGTCTCCACCGGCAAGTTCACCCTCACCTTCGCCTCCGGCCCGACCCTGGGCGCCCACTTCCACAGCACCTCGGGCAACCGCACGGACGGCCCCTGGCCCTACACCGTCGAGGCGGGCAAGACCCTGGCCGACACCTGGTCCACCAGCAGCTCCACCGGCCATCAGGTCAACCTGACGGTGTGGGGCCCCAACGGCTTCCTGCGCACCTGGAAGGGCCCGGCGAAGAAGACCGGCCCGGAGGTCACGGCCCGCCACGTGAGCGCCACCGGCGATCTGGCCCTGACGATGACCAACTCCGGCACGGCCGCGGTCAACCTCACCGTGACCAACTCGTACGGCGGCGCGGCCCAGACCCTCCGGGTCGCGGCCGGCGGCACCGTCGCCCACACCGTGCACCTCGCCTCCACGGGCCGCTGGTACGACGTCAGGGTCGTCTGCGACCTCGACTCCACCTTCCTGCGGCGCTTCGCCGGGCACGTGGAGACCGGCGCCCCGGGCGTCTCGGACCCGGCGATCAGGACCGCCTGATCCGGTCCTCCGGTGCGCGCAGCAGCCGCCGTTCCAGGACCGCCAGGTCCGCCGGGCGGTGGCTGCGGGCGTGCCGGAGCAGGAGGTCGCGGGCGGTGTCCGGGACCCGGCGACGCTTCGGGTGGCGGGTGGTGAACTCCTCGCCCGCGAAGAACCGCACGGCGCCCTCCAGCCCGGCGCGGTCAGACTCCCTCACCGCCCAGGCCAGTTCGGCCGTGGCAGCCGCCGCCAGCAGGCGCAGCGGGGCCCGTTCGGCGAGGAGCCGCGCCGCGTCGCGCGGCTCCTGTCGTACGGCGCCCAGCCAGCCCAAGACCACGCTCAACGGCACCCCGCGCGGGGCGGCGGCCTCCTCGGCGCCCGCCGCGAGGGCCCCGGCGTACTCCCGCAGCCCATCCGGCGCCGCGGCCACCCAGCGGACCCGGTGGCGTGCCGGGATCCCGTCGGGGGAGAGCGGGTCCAGCAGGCGGTTCGACTCGGGGGTGGCATGGCGGGTCCCGTCGTCGTCCCCGCAGGTGCACAGGAACAGCACCTCGCCCGCCGCGGCGGCGCGCGCCCGGCCCAGCTCCCGCACGGCCCGGACCTCGGCGGCCTCGTCCGGATCGGTGATCTCGTAGCTGCTCGGGTGGTGGGGGTGCCGGGCCCCGTCGGGCCGGGAGAAGGCCCCCATGACCAGGCGGTCCGTGCGCGGTGTCGGGCTCACGGTGTGATGGTAGGCGCGATGGGCATGACGTACGGCGTCGGTTGTCACCACCCCCGTCACCGAAGGAGAACGCATGGCCATCGCCCACCGCCGGATCGGCACCGGACCCCTCCGCGTCATCGTGCTGCACGACTGGTTCGGCACCTCCGCCAACTGGGGTTGCGCGCTGGACCACTTCGACCCCGAGGAGTTCTCGTACGCCTTCCTCGACTACCGCGGCTACGGCGACCGCCGGGACGTCACCGGCCGCCACACCCTGCCCGAGATCGCCGACGACGTCCTCGAACTCGCCGACGAGCTGGGCTGGGACACCTTCTCCCTGCTCGGCCACTCCATGGGCGGCAAGGCCGCCCAGCAGGTCCTCGTCCGCGCCCCCGAGCGGATCGAGAAGCTGATCGGCCTGGCTCCCGTGCCGGCCGCGCCCTACGAGATGGACGACGCCACCCACGCGCTCTTCTTCGGCGCCGCCGAGAACCCGGAGAACCGGCGCGCCATCCTCGACCTCGTCACCGGCAACCGGGCGAGCCGCCGCTGGGTCGACGCGATGGTCGCCCACTCGCTGGAGGTCTCCCGGCCCGAGGCCTTCGCCGACTACCTCGCGAGCTGGCAGTCGCTGGACCTGTCCGCCGCCGTCAAGGGCAACACCGTCCCGGTGCTCGTCCTGGTGGGCGAATACGACCTCGCGCTCACCGCCGACGTGATGCGCGCCACCTGGCATGCCTGGTACCCGAACTGCCGGATCCGGACGATCTCCGGCGCCGGGCACTACCCGCCGCACGAGACGCCCGTGGCTTTCGTCACCGAGGTGGAGGCCTTCCTCCGCGCGTGACGGCGAACAAAAAACCCCTGGGGCACGAGGAGACCTCGTGCCCCAGGGGAACAGGGTGAGTGACGGGACTTGAACCCGCGGCCACCTGGACCACAACCAGGTGCTCTACCAACTGAGCTACACCCACCACGAAGGGCGGCGGACCACCCGTTCGATGTGCATGCACAGCATAGCCGATCTGCGGGGTGGTCCTGCGACGCCTTATCCGGCGGACCGGCTCGCGGCCAGGGTAGCGGCGAGCCTGGCGGTGACCCCTGCGGCGCCCCCGCCGGACCGACCGGCGGCGTGCGCGACGGCCGCGACGGCGAGGGCCCTGATGATCGGGTGGGGCCTGGCCCCGTCCCCCTGGAGCTCCGGCTGGAAGAGCGTGGCCAGGAAGAAGGGGTGCCCGGGCAGCTCCGCGACTCGCACCTGCCCGTCCTCGTCGTGCCCCGACAGGCGCAGCCCGTGCGCGGTGAGCGCGGGCAGGTGCCGCGGGGCGGGCCCGTAGTGGCAGTGGTAGCGCTCCACGGACCGCTCCGCGCCGAGCGCGGCCTCGGCGAGCGACCCGGCCTCGGCCCGTACGACCCCCTCGTGGCCGACGAGCGAGCACGCGAGCGGCGCGATCAGCGGGTCGGCCGCCCCGGGGTCGTTCTCGGCGTGCGCGACGCCGGACAGCCCGCACACCGTCCGGGCGTACTCCAGCAGCGTGTGCTGGAAGCCGCCGCACGTCCCGAGGAAGGGGATGCCCTCCTCGCGTGCCACCCGGATAGCGGCCAGCGCCCCGGCCTCGCTGGCGTACGGGCTGCCCGGCAGCACCCACACGGCGTCGAAGCGGGCCAGGGTCCCGTCGGCCGCCTCCGCCGCGGCGTCGGCGGTGGGGATCCAGTAGGCGTCGAGGACGAGTCCGTCGCGGGCGGCCAGGGTGTCGAGCAGGACCGGGATCCGGGTGTGGGACTCCACGTGCGGGGAGCGGTCGCCGACCAGGGCGATCCGCGCCACCCCCGGGCTGTCCGCGGTCTCGGTGGCAGGGGCGTGTGCCGTGCGTGCGGTGTCTGCGGTGGTCATGCGGATCATCCTGCGGCCGCCTCTCCCTTCAGCGCCAACGATTGTTCCCGCACGACCGATAAGCAATCCTGATGACCATGGATCCGCACCTGCTCCGCACCTTCGTCGCCGTCGCCCGCCTGGCCTCCTTCTCCGCTGCCGCCCGCGAACTCGGCTACACGCAGTCCGCCGTCTCCCAGCACATCGCCGCGCTGGAAGCGGACCTGCGGGCGGACCTCCTCACCCGGCGGCCCGTCGCACCGACCGCCGCCGGAGAGCGGCTCCTGGAGCACGCCGGACCGCTGCTGCTGCGGCTCGACGCCGCGCGGGCCGACGTACTGCGGCTCGCCGCCGCCCCGCCCGGGCGCGTCACGCTCGCCGCTTCCCCGCTCGCCGTGGGCCCGCGACTGCTCGCCGCCCTCCCCGCCACCGGAGTCACCCTGCGCGTACTGCCCCCGGCCGAGGTGCCCGCCGCCGTGGCCACCGGAGGCTGCGACCTCGGGCTGGTCGACGGCCCCGCCGCCCCGAGCGATCCGCTGCGGCTGCCCGATGTCGCGCCCCTCACCGTCACGGGCGCCGGGGAGGAGGAGCTGGCCGTGCTGCTCCCCGGCGGCCATCCCCTCGCCCGGCGGGCCGCCCTCCGCCTGGACGACCTCGCCGACGCCCGCTGGATCGACGCCCCCGGTGTCGGCCTGCCGCTCACCGCCGCCCGCGCCTCCGTCCGCTACGAGGGCACCGACCTGCACGCCCTCTGCGCACTGGCCACCGCCGGGCACGGCCTGGCGCTCCTCCCGCGCCGCGTCGCCGACGCCGCCGGCGCGGGCGTCGCCGTACCGCTGTCCGCCCCGCGCCTGGTGCACCGTACGGAACTGCTCTCGCCCGGCGTCCCGACCGGCGCGGCCGCCGCCCTGGCCGCGCGGCTCACGGCAGGGTCCACCGCATGACCGGGCGGGCCGGCGCGCCAGGGCCTGTCCGAAGTCGTGCCGTAGGGCCCTGGTCGTCGCCGGATGTGCCCAGCTCGCCGATACACCGCCGGGCACAGCGAACCGGTCGCGGTTCGCGGATCCGGGTTAAAGCGGTGGGGAGCGGAAAGGTGCCTTGTCTCAGCACGGACGACCGAAGGGAGCGCCATCATGGCGCAGGAGAAGAAGAAGGAGGACAGGTCGCCGCTGGAGCGCGTGACCGGCGAGAGCGACGTGTCCCCCCGAGAGCAGCGCGAGCGTGGCGCCGCTCCGTCCGGCGGCAAAGGCCGGATCCAGGAGGCGGCGGGCAAGGTCAAGGACGCGGCGCGGGAGGCCTTGGGCACCGGGAAGCGTGAACCTACCGAGGCCACCCCGGAAGCCGAGGAGATGCTGCGTGAGCGTCGTGAGAGGTCGAATCGGTCGGACGGATCCGGCGGCGGTTAGGGAGCGTCCGGCGGATCAGGGCCGGAACCGGGGCTGTGCGCGCTGATGGAGCGCCTGGTTTGATTCCTCGGCTTTGCCGGGTCCCCGCCACCCCCGCCCTCACGGGCGGCCGGCGCTGCTTTGACGACGCCCCGGGCGGGCAACACACCCTAGGGGCCCAGGATCACCGCCGACTCGCCCGGCAGGTGGATCCGCCCGTCCGGGCCGGGGTGTTCGACGGGGTCCCAGGACGCCAGCACCCGTACCCCGTTGCGGCCCAGGGCGATCGTGACCGGATCGGACGCGAGGTTCACCGCCACCCGTACGTCGCCCCGCCGGAAGGTGAGCCAGCGGCGCTCCTCGTCGTACGCGACCCGGACCGCCGCGAGGTCCGGGTCGCGCAGGTCGGGGTGGGTGCGGCGGAGCGCGACCAGGGTGCGGTACCAGTCCAGCAGGCGGGCGTGGAGGGGCTGTTCGGGCTCCGACCAGTCCAGGCGGGAGCGGTCCCGGGTGGCCGGGTCCTGCGGGTCGGGGATCTCCTCGGCCTTCCAGCCGTGCGCCGCGAACTCCCGGCGCCGGCCGGACCGTACCGCCTCGGCGAGATCCGGATCGGGGTGGTCGGTGAAGTACTGCCACGGCGTGCGCGCGCCCCACTCCTCGCCCATGAACAGCATCGGCACGAAGGGCCCGGTCAGCGCCACCGCCGCCGCGCAGGCCAGCAGCCCGGGCGAGAGGGAGGCCGAGAGCCGGTCGCCGAGCGCCCGGTTGCCGATCTGGTCGTGGGTCTGGGTGTAGCCGACGAACCGGTGCGCGGGGGTGCGGCGGTGGTCCACCGGCCGGCCGTGCGTGCGGCCCCGGAAGGACGACCAGGTGCCGTCGTGGAAGAAGACCCGGGTCAGGGTCTTGGCCAGGGCGGCCAGCGGAGCCCCGGCGAAGTCGGCGTAGTAGGCCTGCGATTCGCCGGTCAGCGCACAGTGCAGGGCATGGTGGAAGTCGTCGTTCCACTGGGCGTGCAGGCCCAGGCCCCCGGCGGCGCGCGGGGTGGTGGTGCGCGGGTCGCAGCGGTCGGACTCGGCGATCAGGAACAGCGGCCGGCCGGTCTCCGCGGCGAGCCCGTCGACGGCCGCGGACAGCTCCTCCAGGAAGGTCAGCGCCCGCTCGTCCGCCAGGGCGTGTACGGCGTCGAGCCGCAGCCCGTCGATCGCGTAGTCGCGCAGCCACGCCAGGGCGCTGCCGACGAGGTAGGCGCGCACCTCGTCGGAGCCGGGCGCGTCCAGGTTCACCGCCGAGCCCCACGGGGTGTGGTGGGTGTCGGTAAAGTACGGGCCGAAGTCCGGGAGGTGGTTGCCGGAGGGGCCGAGGTGGTTGTGCACGACGTCGAGGACCACACCCAGCCCGGCCGCGTGCGCGGCCGCCGTGAACCGGGCCAGGCCGGCCGGGCCGCCGTACGGCTCGTGTACCGCCCACGGCGCGACCCCGTCGTAGCCCCAGCCGTGCCGGCCGGCGAAGGAGCACACCGGCATCAGCTCCACGTGCGTGACGCCGAGGGCGGTGAGGTGGCCGAGCCGGGCCGCGGCCGCGTCGAAGGTGCCCTCGGGGGTGAAGGTGCCGACGTGGAGCTCGTAGAGGACCGCGTCCTGGAGCGGGACGCCCGGCGGCGGGACGCGCCGGGGGGCCAGGGCATCGAAGTCGACGACGGCCGACAGCCCGTCGGGCCCGTCCGGCAGCCGCCGGCCGCGCGGGTCGGGCAGCGGTCCGGTGTCCCCGTCCAGCAGGAAGCCGTAGCGGCTGCCGTCCCCGGCGGGCGCCTGCGCGGTCCACCAGCCGTCCCGTTCCGGATCGCGCGCCATCTCGTACGTCGCGTCGTCGAGCCGCAGCGCGACCCGGCCCGTCAGCGGTGCCCACACCTCGAACTGCACGGTGGCCCCCTCGTCTGTCGGCGGTGTCCGGTGCGGCTGTGACCGCGGATCCTGGCAGGCTTATCGTGCCCATCATTCCGGGCTCGGCGGGGGAGTTCTGGACACTCCGCCCCCGACGGGCCGACAATCACCCTGTGACGTCGAGTTTCGAACTTCCTGCCTTCCCCGCGCCGCGGCTGTCGGACGCCGAGCGAGATCGTGCGCTGGGCCAGCTCAGGGAGGGCGCGGCCCTCGGCAAGCTGTCCCACGACACCTTCCTGCGCCGCATGGAACTCGCCCTGGTGGCCCGCCGTTCCGAGGACCTCGCGGTCCTGACCGCCGACCTCCAGACCAGGGAGGCCGCCGAAAGCCCGTGGACCCGTCGGCTGTTCGGCTGGGTCGGCCGGGTATCGGCGGTGTCCGCGGGTGTCCGGCGCGCCTGGACGGCCGAGCGGTTGCCCAAGCTGCTCCTGCCGCACCCGAGCGCGGCGGCCCTGCGGATCGGCCGCGACCCCGGCAACGGGCTGCGGCTCAGCCACGAGACCGTCTCCCGGTCGCACGCGGAACTGAGCCTGCGCGACGGGGTGTGGGTGCTCAAGGACCTCGGCTCGACCAACGGCACCTCCGTCAACGGGCGCCGTGTGACGGGCTCCGCGGTCGTCCGCGACGGCGACCAGGTCAGCTTCGGGAACATGAGCTTCCGGCTCTCGGCGGGCTGAGCACGCGGCCCCCGCGCCCGCCGGTCACGCCCCCGGTCGCGCCCGCCGGTCACGCCCCGCAGGAGAGCCGGCGGGAGGGACCGCGCAGGATGGGGGCATGGAACACACCCCTGTCATCCGCCGTGCCCGGGTCGGGGACCTGCCCCGGCTGGTCGAACTGGTCCACGAGCACGTCGCGTACGAGAAGTCGGCCCCCCGCCCCGCTGACCTCGCCGGGCGGCTCGGCCCGCGGCTCTTCGCCGAGGACGCCCGGCTGTGGGTGCTGCTCGCGGAGAACGCCGACGGGGTCGTCGCCGGGTACGCCGCCTGCTCCGCCGAGTTCGCCTTCTGGGACGCGCGCGACTACCTGCACATGGACTGCCTGTACCTGGCCGCGGAGGCCCGCGGCCAGGGTCTGGGCGCCGCCCTGGTGGACGGCGTGGCGCGGCTGGCCCGCGAGCTGGGCCTGGAGCAGGTCCAGTGGCAGACCCCCGACTGGAACGAGGCGGCGATCCGCTTCTACGACCGCCTCGGCGCCGCCTCGAACCCCAAGCTCCGCTACACCCTGCCCGTGGGGCCGCCTGCCGCCACGAGCCGCGCGTAGGCGGCCAGGACCGTACGGGACTGGTGTTCCACCTGGGTGGCCACCGGGATCCAGCGGGCTCCGAAAACCGCCGCGAAGTCCTCGCACCATCCGCTGACCAGCCGGTCCAGCCCGGGCGCCGCCGGATGCCCCTCGGCGCGCAGGACCCGCAGCAGCATCGCCGCCGCGCGCAGCGACAGCCGCCGCCCGAAGGCGTCGATGCTGGCGATGTACGCCGCCGTCGCCTCCGCGGGGGCGCCGGGACCGGTCCACTCGGCGGTGATCCGCGGGATCAGCGCGAGCGTCCAGTCCACGGCGCGCAGCAGCGGAGCCGCGGCCGGGTCTCCGTGCGCGCCCGGACCCGGCCGGTCCGGGTCCCGGTCCAGGTGGAGGGGGGACCGGGCCCGGGCCTGCTCCCGGGCCGCGCCGACGAGCGCGGCGTCCGCCGTGAGCCGGGCGGCGAGCATCCGCAGGGCGCCGCGCGGGTCGGGGTGCGGCGCCGGATCGTCCACCAGGTCGGATGCCCACATGGGGACTTCGACGATCGCGGTGGTGCCCGCGTGGCGGTGGGCGTGGTACCAGGTGCTCAGCCGGGTGTCCTCTGGGTGGAACGCCCCGGCGGCCTCGCTCCCCGGCTCCGGGATCACGAAGATGCCGGGCCCCGGCGAGGGCCAGCCGGCGGCGTCCGAGGCCCCGTTCTCCACCGGAATGCGCAGGTCGGCGGCCGATTTCGCGAACGGCTCGGCGAGGCCGGGTATGTCCCGGGTGAGCTGTACCCAGGTACCGCCGAGATCGGTGGCGTGCAGGGAGACCTGGAGCACGGGCCGCAGCTCGTCGATGAGCGCGGTCAGCGCCAGCGTCTCCGGCGGCAGCCGGTCCGCGGGCAGTAAAGACGGCGCCCACTCGGGCTGTTCGGGGCCGGGCGGCCGGTAGAAGTACCGGTGGTAGTCCAGCAGCGAGTCCGGGCGGGGCGTGCGGTGCAGGTCCGCGCCGTCCGGGTCGGCGCACAGCAGGAAGTGCCAGGCGCAGCCGGCCCGGGGAGCCGGGTCGTCGCGCAGCAGCCGGCGGGCCAGCGAGAGGGCCGTGGCGCCGCCGACGGGCTCGTTGGCGTGGGCTCCGGCGACGACGAGGACGCTGCGCGCGTCCCCGCCGGCCCCCGCCGCGTCGGCCGGTACCGCGCCGGCCGGTACCGCGTCGGCTGAAAGCCCGCCGGCCGGCCCGGTCGGCGGGGCCGCCGTCGCGGCGACCGACAGTACCCAGATCGGCCGCCCGGCCCGCGAGGTGCCGGCCTGGCGGAGCCGGACATCGCCGGGGTGTTCGTCCGCGAGGGCACGGGCGGCCAGCCCGAGTTCCTGCGGTGTGGGGTAGCACATGTCACGGAGGAGAGTCACAAGGGATGCCATGCCCGCCGGTCCCGCCGCCTACTGCTGTACGGGCCCCGCAGTTCCCCCGAACCGCGGGGAAACCCCTGGCCAAGGCTGCGTCGGCGCCTCCCGGCCACGCCTCGCTACTGCTGGTGCAGACCCCGGCCGGCCAGGCTCAGGAAGACCTCGCCGACCGCCTCCGAGAGCGTCGGGTGAGCGTGTACGTGGCGGGCCACGTCGGAGGGCTCCGCCTCCCAGCCCACGATCAGCTGGCTCTCCGCGACCATCTCCGACACGTGCGGCCCCACCAGGTGCACCCCCAGCACCCGCCCGCCCCGCTCGGCGACCACCTTCACCATGCCGCCCCGGCCGTGCACCATGCCCTTCGCCACGGCCGTCAGCGGCATCGTGTTCACCACCACGTCGTACGCCGCTTCGCGCGCCTGCGCCTCCGTCAGCCCGACGGCGGCGGTCTGCGGCGCCGAGTACGTCACCCGCGGCACCGCCGCGTAGTCCACCGGCGCGCTCGCCACCCCCGCCAGGGTCTCGGCGACCAGCAGCCCCTCCGCGAAGGACGCGTGCGCCAGCCCGAGCGAGGGCGGCGGCAGCAGATCCCCCACCACGTGAACGCCGGGGACGGCCGTCTCCAACCGCGACCAGTCCGCCGGCGCCACGAACCCCCGCCCATCCGCGGCCAGTCCGGCCGCCGCGAGGTCCAGCCCGTCGGTGACCGGGACCCGCCCCACCGCCACCAGCAGCCGCTCCGCCCGCAGTTCCCGCAGCTCCCCGCGCGCGGTGCGCACCGCCGCCCGCACCCCGCCGTCCGCGAGCCGCTCGGCCCCCTCCAGCCGGGCGCCGGTCCGCACGTCGATCCCGCGCTTGCCCAGCCCGCGCGCCAGATGGCGCGACACGTCCGCGTCCTCCAGCGGAACCAGCCTGTCCGCGGCCTCGACCAGAGTCACCTCGGCGCCCATGGAACGGTGGAACGACGCGTACTCCACCCCGATGGCCCCGCCGCCGAGCACCAGCACCGACGCCGGCAGCCCCGGGGCGAACAACGCGTCGTCACTGGTGACCACCGTGCGGCCGTCGGGTGCCAAGCCCGGCAGCGTACGCGGCCGGGACCCGGTGGCCAGCACGATTCCACGGGTCGCGGTGAACTCCCGTCCGTCCTCAGCCCGTACGGACCGAGGCCCCGTCAACCGCACGGCGCTGCGCACCACCCGCACTCCGGAATGCGCCAGATGCCCCTCCACACCCTTGTGGTTGCGGGCCACGATGTCGTCCCGGGTCGCGGTCAGCGCCGTCCAGTCCACCGACTCCACGCTCGCCCGCACCCCCCAGCGCTCGCGGGCCTCGGTCACGCCGTCGAGGAGTTCCGCCGCGTGCAGCATGGCCTTGCTGGGAATGCAGCCCCGGTGCAGGCAGGTCCCGCCGACCTTGTCGCGCTCCGCGAGGAGGACTCTCAGGCCGAGGGCCGAGGCGCGCAGGGCGGTGCTGTAGCCGCCCGTGCCCCCGCCGATCACGATCACATCCACAGTGCTGTCGTCGGTCATGTCCCCAGCGTGCAGGCCCCGTTCCGGGCGGTCCAAGGAAATGATCTTCTGGTTTCCATGCAGGATCCTTATGCTTCCGCCCCATGAGCCTGCGCCAGATGGAGTACTTCCTCGCCGTCGTGGAGGAATCCTCCTTCACCCGCGCCGCGGACTCCCTCCACGTCACCCAGCCCGCCCTCTCCCACCAGGTCAAGGCCCTGGAGCGGTCCGTGGGCGGCCCCCTGCTGGAGCGCATGCCGCGCGGGGTCCGGCTCACCGCCATGGGCCGCGCCTTCCTCCCGCACGCCCAGCTCGCCGTACGCAGCGCCCACCAGGCCGAACGGGCCGCCCGCGCCGCCGCCGGGGTCGCCGGCGGCGAACTGCACCTCGCCACCGTCCA
This DNA window, taken from Streptomyces sp. TN58, encodes the following:
- the lpdA gene encoding dihydrolipoyl dehydrogenase; translation: MTDDSTVDVIVIGGGTGGYSTALRASALGLRVLLAERDKVGGTCLHRGCIPSKAMLHAAELLDGVTEARERWGVRASVESVDWTALTATRDDIVARNHKGVEGHLAHSGVRVVRSAVRLTGPRSVRAEDGREFTATRGIVLATGSRPRTLPGLAPDGRTVVTSDDALFAPGLPASVLVLGGGAIGVEYASFHRSMGAEVTLVEAADRLVPLEDADVSRHLARGLGKRGIDVRTGARLEGAERLADGGVRAAVRTARGELRELRAERLLVAVGRVPVTDGLDLAAAGLAADGRGFVAPADWSRLETAVPGVHVVGDLLPPPSLGLAHASFAEGLLVAETLAGVASAPVDYAAVPRVTYSAPQTAAVGLTEAQAREAAYDVVVNTMPLTAVAKGMVHGRGGMVKVVAERGGRVLGVHLVGPHVSEMVAESQLIVGWEAEPSDVARHVHAHPTLSEAVGEVFLSLAGRGLHQQ